Proteins from one Phycisphaeraceae bacterium genomic window:
- a CDS encoding nucleoside deaminase — protein MPGPSGRVVAAGHNQRVQSGDPTAHAEVDCIRRAGRRRDWRSLTLVSTLSPCPMCSGTAILFRIPRVVIGEHRTYLGAEEWMRREGIELRLLNDERCVALMERLQREKPDLWAEDIGE, from the coding sequence TTGCCCGGCCCGAGCGGGCGCGTCGTGGCGGCAGGCCACAACCAGCGCGTGCAGAGCGGCGACCCCACGGCGCATGCGGAGGTTGACTGCATCCGCCGCGCCGGGCGCCGGCGCGACTGGCGGTCGCTCACGCTGGTGAGCACGCTCTCGCCGTGTCCCATGTGTTCGGGGACCGCGATCCTCTTCAGGATCCCGCGCGTGGTGATCGGCGAGCACCGCACCTATCTCGGCGCGGAGGAGTGGATGAGGCGCGAGGGCATTGAGCTGCGCCTGTTGAACGACGAGCGCTGTGTGGCACTGATGGAGCGCCTTCAGCGCGAGAAGCCCGACCTCTGGGCCGAGGACATCGGCGAGTAG
- the atpH gene encoding ATP synthase F1 subunit delta → MPTQVDEIAKVYARSLFELADKSGGEAKIAESASELEAIAELVRGDAKLREFLASPIVERDARGTALRKIFEGRVSELTLRFLLVVNEHDRSGHLQSIADAYDMMVQERFGRIEVDVFTTTGGRLEPAVESAIVQRVKAAFGKEPVLHSYADPAMIGGVKLRVGDQLIDGSVATRLRRLASNLHERGQSGLGRDLSSFLT, encoded by the coding sequence ATGCCCACCCAAGTCGACGAGATCGCCAAGGTCTACGCGAGAAGCCTCTTCGAGCTGGCCGACAAGTCCGGCGGCGAGGCGAAGATCGCGGAGTCGGCGTCGGAGCTCGAAGCGATTGCCGAGCTCGTCCGCGGTGACGCGAAGCTGCGGGAGTTCCTCGCTTCGCCCATCGTCGAGCGTGACGCCCGCGGCACCGCCCTTCGGAAGATCTTTGAAGGTCGCGTGAGCGAACTGACGCTGCGCTTCCTGCTGGTCGTCAACGAGCATGATCGCAGCGGTCACCTCCAGTCGATCGCCGACGCCTACGACATGATGGTGCAGGAGCGCTTCGGCCGAATCGAGGTCGATGTCTTCACCACCACCGGTGGGCGACTTGAACCCGCCGTCGAGAGCGCGATCGTGCAGCGCGTGAAGGCGGCGTTCGGCAAGGAGCCCGTGCTTCACAGCTACGCCGACCCCGCGATGATCGGGGGCGTCAAGCTGCGCGTGGGCGATCAGCTCATCGACGGCTCCGTGGCCACGCGCCTCCGCCGACTGGCCAGCAACCTGCACGAGCGCGGTCAATCCGGACTGGGCCGCGACCTCAGCAGTTTTCTCACCTGA
- the atpF gene encoding F0F1 ATP synthase subunit B: MPQPLLLAADLTQIETLISATAIVVFLVAFGFLYLKVWPVIVKGLDERNNKILGEIKAAEDARKQAKAAQAEFEKKLGEAREEATRLIAQARSEAQRQAETLRARMEQETQERLQRATAEIEGAKRQAIMEVHDRAVSLATQIAGQILKREIAASPDDQKRLVEESLQNLAGSRN; encoded by the coding sequence GTGCCTCAGCCACTCCTGCTTGCCGCCGATCTGACGCAGATCGAGACGCTCATCTCGGCCACGGCCATCGTGGTGTTCCTGGTCGCCTTCGGGTTCCTCTACCTGAAGGTGTGGCCGGTGATCGTGAAGGGTCTCGATGAGCGGAACAACAAGATTCTCGGCGAGATCAAGGCCGCCGAGGATGCCCGCAAGCAGGCCAAGGCCGCGCAGGCGGAGTTCGAGAAGAAGCTCGGCGAAGCCCGCGAAGAGGCGACCCGGCTCATCGCGCAGGCTCGCTCCGAGGCGCAGCGCCAGGCGGAGACCCTTCGGGCCCGCATGGAGCAGGAAACTCAGGAGCGCTTGCAGCGAGCCACCGCCGAGATCGAGGGTGCCAAGCGCCAGGCGATCATGGAAGTCCACGATCGCGCGGTCTCCCTCGCGACGCAGATCGCGGGTCAGATCCTGAAGCGGGAGATCGCCGCCAGCCCCGACGATCAGAAGCGCCTGGTCGAAGAGTCCCTCCAGAACCTTGCCGGCAGTCGGAACTGA
- a CDS encoding IS66 family transposase, which produces MDDAAAIELPEDVDALKALCAMLMSHVAEKDASLAHRDAKIAWLEAQLLKLCKRLYGPRADRLSTVVELGQLLLEFATQLEARPLELPTEVSAADDDRADARRLDAKRSGAHGRRRIADLEHLPVRTVEHDLPDAEKPCKCCGQMRTRIGCEESWQVEFIPGHFERWHHRRHTYACRDCDREGLGGQVETAPRKDASAIDKGMAGPGLLAFVVTSKFADYLPLYRLENIFSRNGLDLSRSTLSTWCRDVAEIAMPIYRRMADRVRSSRVIGTDDTVMPLLEKEKTRQARMWVYLGDDSHPYTVFDFTPSRARDGPTKFLKDFCGTLVADAYGGYDGIVAGNGITRAGCWAHARRKFVDLEKSEPGIAREAVTLMDALFAVERSIREATPDARAEVRRDRSGPIVEMIRGRLEHWKGVLLPKHPMAGAVQYALNQWSELTVFLNDSEVPIDNNASEREMKRQALNRKNSLIVGSPCGGETAAILSSLTSSCRRHGVDPQVYLTQLLVNLPKTPAEELDHWLPDEWQRRQADSE; this is translated from the coding sequence ATGGACGACGCGGCCGCGATCGAGCTTCCCGAAGATGTCGATGCCCTGAAGGCGCTCTGCGCGATGCTGATGTCTCATGTCGCGGAGAAGGATGCGTCGCTCGCGCATCGCGACGCAAAGATCGCCTGGCTCGAAGCGCAACTTCTGAAGCTGTGCAAGCGTCTCTACGGACCGCGCGCGGATCGGCTGTCGACCGTGGTCGAGCTCGGCCAGTTGCTGCTGGAGTTCGCCACGCAGCTCGAGGCGCGGCCGCTCGAGCTCCCGACGGAGGTGAGCGCTGCCGATGATGACCGCGCCGACGCGCGTCGCCTCGACGCGAAGCGTTCCGGGGCTCACGGCCGCCGCCGCATCGCCGACCTCGAGCACCTGCCCGTCCGCACCGTCGAGCATGATCTCCCCGACGCCGAGAAGCCCTGCAAGTGCTGCGGCCAGATGCGCACCCGCATCGGATGCGAGGAAAGCTGGCAGGTCGAGTTCATCCCCGGCCACTTCGAGCGCTGGCACCATCGCCGCCACACCTACGCCTGCCGCGACTGCGATCGCGAGGGACTCGGCGGCCAGGTCGAGACCGCGCCCCGGAAGGACGCGTCCGCGATCGACAAGGGCATGGCCGGCCCCGGACTGCTCGCCTTCGTGGTCACGAGCAAGTTCGCGGATTACCTGCCGCTGTACAGACTTGAAAACATCTTCAGCCGCAACGGCCTGGATCTCTCACGATCGACGCTCTCCACCTGGTGCCGCGATGTCGCCGAGATCGCCATGCCGATCTACCGGCGCATGGCCGATCGCGTGCGCTCGTCGCGCGTGATCGGGACCGATGACACGGTGATGCCGCTCCTGGAGAAGGAGAAGACGCGTCAAGCGCGAATGTGGGTCTACCTCGGTGACGACTCGCATCCGTACACGGTGTTCGACTTCACGCCGAGCCGGGCGAGAGACGGTCCGACGAAGTTCCTCAAGGACTTCTGCGGGACTCTCGTGGCGGATGCTTACGGCGGCTACGACGGGATCGTGGCCGGCAACGGGATCACGCGCGCCGGATGCTGGGCGCATGCGCGGCGGAAGTTCGTCGACCTCGAGAAGAGCGAGCCGGGAATCGCACGCGAAGCGGTGACGCTCATGGATGCGCTCTTCGCGGTCGAGCGATCGATCCGCGAGGCGACCCCGGACGCGCGCGCCGAAGTCCGGCGGGACAGGTCCGGGCCGATCGTGGAGATGATCCGGGGGCGGCTCGAGCACTGGAAGGGTGTGCTGCTGCCCAAGCACCCGATGGCGGGCGCGGTGCAGTACGCGCTCAACCAGTGGAGCGAGCTGACGGTGTTCCTGAACGACTCCGAAGTCCCGATCGACAACAACGCGAGCGAACGCGAGATGAAGCGTCAAGCGCTCAACCGCAAGAACTCGCTCATCGTCGGCAGTCCGTGCGGCGGCGAGACGGCGGCGATCCTCTCGAGCCTCACGAGCTCGTGTCGGCGCCACGGCGTCGACCCACAGGTCTACCTCACGCAGTTGCTTGTGAACCTGCCCAAGACCCCGGCTGAAGAGCTTGATCACTGGCTGCCCGATGAGTGGCAACGCCGTCAGGCCGATTCAGAGTGA
- a CDS encoding nucleoside deaminase codes for MTTARTELAAIEQAEKSWREGGIPIGSALLGPSGRVVAAGHNQRVQSGDPTAHAEVDCIRRAGRRRDWRSLTLVSTLSPRPSRETRLP; via the coding sequence ATCACCACGGCTCGCACTGAGCTCGCGGCGATCGAGCAGGCGGAGAAGAGCTGGCGCGAGGGCGGCATTCCCATCGGCTCGGCGCTGCTCGGCCCGAGCGGGCGCGTCGTGGCGGCAGGCCACAACCAGCGCGTGCAGAGCGGCGACCCCACGGCGCATGCGGAGGTTGACTGCATCCGCCGCGCCGGGCGCCGGCGCGACTGGCGGTCGCTCACACTGGTGAGCACGCTTTCACCGCGTCCGTCCCGCGAAACCCGTCTTCCATGA
- a CDS encoding nucleoside deaminase, protein MTTARTGLAAIEQAEKSWREGGIPIGSALLDPSGRVVAAGHNQRVQSGDPTAHAEVDCIRRAGRRRDWRSLTLVSTLSPCPMCSGTAILFRIPRVVIGEHRTYLGAEEWMRREGIELRLLNDERCVALMERLQREKPDLWAEDIGE, encoded by the coding sequence ATCACCACGGCTCGCACTGGGCTCGCGGCGATCGAGCAGGCGGAGAAGAGCTGGCGCGAGGGCGGCATTCCCATCGGCTCGGCGCTGCTTGACCCGAGCGGGCGCGTCGTGGCGGCAGGCCACAACCAGCGCGTGCAGAGCGGCGACCCCACGGCGCATGCGGAGGTTGACTGCATCCGCCGCGCCGGGCGCCGGCGCGACTGGCGGTCGCTCACGCTGGTGAGCACGCTCTCGCCGTGTCCCATGTGTTCGGGGACCGCGATCCTCTTCAGGATCCCGCGCGTGGTGATCGGCGAGCACCGCACCTATCTCGGCGCGGAGGAGTGGATGAGGCGCGAGGGCATTGAGCTGCGCCTGTTGAACGACGAGCGCTGTGTGGCACTGATGGAGCGCCTTCAGCGCGAGAAGCCCGACCTCTGGGCCGAGGACATCGGCGAGTAG
- a CDS encoding fatty acid desaturase, protein MSRRELTPADSKRRLINLFAVLLPPGGLAVAIALLWGTAIDAVSLSLFLGFSVMTALGITVGFHRLCTHRAFTTPAPVRYMLAAAGSMAVQGPVITWCAEHRRHHVHSDTEGDPHSPHMGDHGSWGEGWWATLRGAFHAHLGWLFAPHQGGLGRYSRDLERDPVLVAVDRQFRLWVLIGLIAPAVIGGVITLSWYGAITGFLWGGLIRVMAVHHVTWSVNSICHLWGSRPYESGDESRNNFIVGVLAMGEGWHNNHHAFPSSARHGLRWWELDASWWLIRLLSSVGLAKDIRLPSHDRVSARRRGSPIDRRSVSGPVRSDDHDHAAEHDPVLPAS, encoded by the coding sequence TTGAGCCGCCGAGAACTGACTCCGGCAGATTCCAAGCGACGACTGATCAACCTCTTTGCCGTGCTCCTGCCGCCGGGCGGGCTGGCCGTGGCGATCGCTCTGCTCTGGGGGACCGCCATCGACGCGGTCTCGCTTTCGCTCTTCCTGGGCTTCTCGGTGATGACGGCGTTGGGCATCACCGTCGGCTTTCATCGACTCTGCACGCATCGGGCATTCACCACGCCGGCGCCGGTGCGCTACATGCTGGCGGCGGCGGGTTCCATGGCCGTGCAGGGGCCGGTCATCACCTGGTGCGCCGAGCATCGGCGCCATCATGTGCACTCGGACACCGAGGGCGATCCGCACTCTCCGCACATGGGCGACCATGGGTCGTGGGGCGAGGGCTGGTGGGCCACGCTGCGCGGGGCGTTTCACGCGCATCTCGGCTGGCTCTTCGCGCCGCACCAGGGCGGCCTGGGGCGCTACTCCCGGGATCTTGAGCGCGATCCGGTCCTGGTGGCCGTTGATCGGCAGTTTCGATTGTGGGTGTTGATCGGCTTGATTGCGCCGGCGGTCATTGGCGGAGTGATCACACTCTCCTGGTACGGGGCCATCACGGGATTCCTCTGGGGTGGCCTCATTCGTGTCATGGCGGTGCATCATGTCACCTGGAGCGTCAACTCGATCTGTCACCTCTGGGGATCACGGCCGTATGAGAGCGGCGATGAGAGCCGGAACAACTTCATCGTGGGCGTGCTCGCCATGGGCGAGGGGTGGCACAACAATCATCACGCCTTTCCATCAAGCGCGCGTCACGGACTTCGATGGTGGGAGCTGGATGCGAGCTGGTGGCTCATTCGCCTGTTGAGCAGCGTGGGGTTGGCCAAGGACATTCGGCTTCCCTCGCACGATCGAGTCAGCGCCAGGCGTCGAGGGTCGCCGATCGATCGACGGTCGGTGTCGGGGCCGGTACGCTCCGATGACCATGACCACGCCGCCGAGCACGACCCGGTCCTCCCTGCTTCATGA
- a CDS encoding transposase, whose product MSREHGERSAAEGTARSSRSAAVGPRGEHAHVPGRIWAEAELGRGGEERGGAGGDRGESGGLPRDPWRAEGTKEDTESWRSFLRHLKERGLRGVRLVVSDKCLGGWSRALGVLPRVA is encoded by the coding sequence GTGAGCCGCGAGCACGGTGAGCGGTCTGCCGCAGAAGGTACGGCCAGATCGAGTCGTAGCGCAGCCGTCGGACCGAGGGGCGAACACGCGCACGTACCTGGACGGATCTGGGCTGAAGCGGAGCTGGGGCGGGGAGGTGAAGAGCGTGGCGGTGCTGGTGGCGATCGGGGTGAATCAGGAGGGCTTCCGCGAGATCCTTGGAGGGCGGAGGGGACGAAGGAGGACACGGAGAGCTGGCGCTCGTTCCTTCGGCATTTGAAGGAGCGCGGCCTGAGGGGTGTTCGGCTGGTGGTGAGCGACAAGTGCCTCGGGGGCTGGTCGAGGGCGTTGGGAGTTCTTCCCCGAGTAGCGTAA
- the tnpB gene encoding IS66 family insertion sequence element accessory protein TnpB, which produces MASHLLRVHRHRRFQRLRRALRDFRRSARYAVHAALLWKGVVPTHQHLPARELLFQICAIFRTLPISLPSLAQLDRGAPRIWLATTPADMRRGFDRLAEMAQSVIGQDPRSGHLFVFRSRGGDRLKILYWDRDGYALWYKRLEAGTFRLPRADEGASIELRASELAMLLDGVDLRSLKRVKRFARSS; this is translated from the coding sequence ATGGCTTCGCACCTTCTCCGCGTCCACCGTCACCGCCGCTTTCAACGACTCCGTCGCGCACTCCGCGACTTCCGTCGATCCGCTCGCTACGCTGTCCATGCAGCTCTCCTCTGGAAAGGGGTTGTTCCAACACACCAACACCTTCCAGCGCGGGAGCTGCTTTTTCAAATCTGCGCAATCTTCCGAACCTTACCGATCTCGCTACCGTCGCTCGCGCAGCTCGATCGAGGCGCGCCACGCATCTGGCTGGCGACGACGCCCGCCGACATGCGCCGCGGCTTCGATCGGCTCGCGGAGATGGCGCAGTCAGTGATCGGCCAGGACCCTCGCAGCGGCCACCTCTTCGTCTTCCGTTCGCGCGGAGGCGATCGCCTCAAGATTCTCTACTGGGATCGCGACGGCTACGCGCTCTGGTACAAGCGGCTCGAGGCGGGCACCTTCCGTCTGCCTCGCGCCGACGAAGGTGCATCGATCGAGCTGCGCGCGAGCGAGCTGGCGATGCTGCTCGACGGCGTCGACCTGCGGAGCCTGAAGCGCGTGAAGCGATTCGCACGAAGTTCGTGA
- the atpA gene encoding F0F1 ATP synthase subunit alpha, which produces MKIKTDEITSVIKREIEQFSSQLEISEVGQVIEVGDGIARVYGLSKVMAGELIEFETEGGTIMGQVMNLETDTVGAVLFGEATTVREGDVVRSTGRLLEVPAGPELLGRVIDPLGNPLDGGPPIKASASMKVDIVAPGIKERQPVKEPLQFGIKAVDSMIPVGRGQRELVIGDRKTGKTAVCLDCIINQKAFWGTPDAVVCIYVAVGQKDSTVAGVVETLKKYGAMDYTIVVAATAGMSAPLQYIAPYAGCAIGEYFMWQGKEGKTPKHVLCVYDDLSKQAVAYRELSLLLRRPPGREAYPGDVFYLHSRLLERATKLSSENGGGSLTALPIIETQEGDVSAYIPTNVISITDGQIYLQPELFAAGIRPAINAGISVSRVGGNAQIKAMKEVAGSLRLDLAAYRELEAFAQLGTELDPTSQRQLDRGARMVELLKQGQYAPYDAIDQVISIFAASKGFMDDVALNKVSRCEADLLEYFQGPGKPLRDQLAEKKSFKGLEDQFMSALKTFKANWRPS; this is translated from the coding sequence GTGAAGATCAAGACCGACGAGATCACCTCCGTCATCAAGCGTGAGATCGAGCAGTTCTCAAGCCAACTGGAGATCAGCGAGGTCGGACAGGTCATTGAAGTGGGTGACGGTATCGCCCGCGTCTACGGCCTCAGCAAGGTCATGGCGGGCGAGCTCATCGAGTTCGAGACCGAGGGCGGCACCATCATGGGCCAGGTGATGAACCTGGAAACCGACACCGTCGGCGCCGTGCTCTTCGGCGAGGCGACCACCGTCCGCGAGGGCGATGTCGTTCGATCGACCGGCCGCCTGCTCGAAGTGCCGGCTGGTCCGGAGCTCCTCGGTCGCGTCATCGATCCACTCGGCAATCCGCTTGACGGCGGCCCGCCCATCAAGGCGAGCGCATCGATGAAGGTGGACATCGTGGCGCCCGGCATCAAGGAGCGCCAGCCGGTGAAGGAGCCGCTCCAGTTCGGCATCAAGGCCGTCGACAGCATGATTCCCGTGGGCCGTGGTCAGCGCGAGCTGGTCATCGGCGACCGCAAGACAGGCAAGACCGCGGTCTGCCTCGACTGCATCATCAACCAGAAGGCGTTCTGGGGCACGCCCGACGCGGTCGTCTGCATCTATGTCGCCGTCGGTCAGAAGGACTCGACCGTCGCCGGTGTCGTCGAGACGCTGAAGAAGTACGGCGCGATGGACTACACGATCGTGGTCGCTGCGACCGCAGGCATGTCGGCACCGCTTCAGTACATCGCGCCCTACGCGGGTTGCGCGATCGGCGAGTACTTCATGTGGCAGGGCAAGGAGGGGAAGACCCCGAAGCATGTGCTCTGCGTCTACGACGACCTCTCGAAGCAGGCCGTCGCCTATCGCGAGCTTTCGCTTCTGCTGCGACGACCGCCGGGCCGCGAGGCGTACCCGGGCGATGTCTTCTACCTGCACTCGCGCCTGCTCGAGCGCGCGACCAAGCTCTCAAGTGAGAATGGCGGCGGTTCGCTCACCGCGCTGCCGATCATCGAGACGCAGGAAGGCGATGTCTCGGCCTACATCCCCACCAATGTCATCTCGATCACCGACGGGCAGATCTACCTTCAGCCCGAGCTCTTTGCCGCCGGCATCCGGCCTGCCATCAACGCGGGCATCTCGGTGAGCCGCGTCGGAGGCAACGCGCAGATCAAGGCGATGAAGGAGGTCGCGGGCTCGCTGCGACTCGATCTTGCGGCCTATCGCGAGCTTGAAGCCTTCGCCCAGCTCGGAACCGAGCTTGATCCGACCTCGCAGCGCCAGCTCGATCGCGGTGCCCGCATGGTGGAGCTGCTCAAGCAGGGTCAGTACGCCCCCTACGACGCGATTGACCAGGTCATCTCGATCTTCGCGGCAAGCAAGGGCTTCATGGACGATGTCGCGCTCAACAAGGTGTCCCGGTGCGAAGCGGATCTCCTGGAGTACTTCCAGGGTCCGGGCAAGCCCCTGCGGGATCAGCTTGCGGAGAAGAAGAGCTTCAAGGGTCTTGAGGATCAGTTCATGAGCGCCTTGAAGACCTTCAAGGCGAACTGGCGGCCCTCTTGA
- a CDS encoding transposase codes for MAQKLELLRLDEGSGARTSACWRRCRGHVVPGSTGRSLRTNNPLERLNREIRRRTRVVGFSRTGQSGAMLVAARLRHMSATKWGLRRYMDMSRLRELDASRAESSAAAA; via the coding sequence ATCGCGCAGAAGCTCGAGCTGCTTCGGCTGGACGAAGGCAGCGGAGCTCGTACGTCGGCGTGCTGGAGACGCTGTCGTGGCCATGTCGTTCCCGGGAGCACTGGGCGCAGTCTTCGGACGAACAACCCGCTCGAGCGTCTGAATCGCGAGATCCGCCGTCGGACTCGGGTGGTGGGATTTTCCCGGACGGGTCAGTCGGGCGCGATGCTGGTGGCGGCCCGGCTTCGTCACATGTCGGCGACGAAGTGGGGCTTGAGGCGGTACATGGACATGAGTCGATTGCGGGAGCTCGATGCGTCCCGCGCGGAGTCATCGGCCGCAGCGGCGTAG
- a CDS encoding NAD-dependent epimerase/dehydratase family protein codes for MTTPPSTTRSSLLHDSGKALSGMRVCVTGGAGFIGSHVVDALVELGADVSVIDDFSNGREVNLSRVASRVRVFASSILDLSALDEAMGGAKVVFHLAALGSVPASVENPDRFQAANADGTVAVLQAARRHGVKRVVYSASSSAYGDTPTLPKVETMRPDPRSPYAMTKLAGEHSLRAWAICYGLETVSLRYFNIFGPRQRHDSAYAAVVPRWIKAVREGAPVEIYGDGRQTRDFTFVANAVHANLCAATTASALEGQVVNIGCGGRFSLLELLEAIERGVGTKAERVFHPMRRGDVRDSEADIRAAKALINYSPIVSFEDGLSRTIAASADQAPGAGAAAGSATSGSSRRGS; via the coding sequence ATGACCACGCCGCCGAGCACGACCCGGTCCTCCCTGCTTCATGACTCCGGCAAGGCGCTCTCGGGCATGCGCGTCTGCGTGACCGGTGGCGCGGGCTTCATCGGATCGCATGTGGTCGACGCGCTCGTCGAGCTTGGCGCCGATGTGAGCGTGATCGACGATTTCTCCAACGGACGCGAGGTCAATCTCTCCCGGGTGGCCAGCCGGGTGCGCGTCTTCGCCTCGAGCATTCTTGACCTCTCGGCGCTCGACGAAGCGATGGGCGGGGCGAAGGTTGTCTTTCACCTTGCGGCGCTGGGCAGCGTGCCGGCGAGCGTGGAGAACCCCGATCGCTTCCAGGCGGCCAACGCCGACGGCACGGTGGCCGTGCTTCAGGCGGCGCGGCGGCATGGAGTGAAGCGCGTCGTCTACTCCGCGAGTTCGAGCGCCTATGGCGATACGCCAACGCTGCCGAAGGTCGAAACCATGCGGCCCGATCCGCGGTCACCCTACGCAATGACGAAGCTGGCGGGCGAGCACTCACTCCGAGCATGGGCCATCTGCTACGGCTTGGAGACCGTCTCGCTGCGCTACTTCAACATCTTCGGTCCCCGGCAGCGGCATGACTCGGCATACGCGGCGGTCGTGCCGCGCTGGATCAAGGCCGTGCGCGAAGGTGCCCCGGTCGAGATCTATGGCGATGGAAGGCAGACGCGAGACTTCACCTTCGTGGCGAACGCGGTGCACGCGAACCTCTGCGCGGCGACGACTGCATCGGCGCTTGAAGGCCAGGTGGTCAACATCGGCTGTGGCGGGCGCTTCTCGCTGCTTGAGCTGCTGGAGGCGATCGAGCGTGGCGTCGGCACGAAGGCCGAACGGGTCTTTCATCCCATGCGGCGCGGCGATGTGCGCGACAGCGAGGCGGACATCCGCGCGGCCAAGGCGCTCATCAACTACAGCCCGATCGTCTCGTTCGAGGATGGACTGAGCCGCACCATTGCCGCCAGTGCTGATCAAGCCCCGGGTGCGGGGGCTGCCGCAGGGTCGGCCACGAGCGGATCGTCGCGCCGCGGATCTTGA
- a CDS encoding transposase has product MHDHAHWRRLLREQRRSGLSIVEFCRVHGVSPSSFHRWRRMLAGDGSASHRRDDHPSFVELAAPPSISGPGVVITIAGGRRIEIASGADEAWVARFVVRLERLDAEAAS; this is encoded by the coding sequence ATGCATGATCACGCGCATTGGCGCCGGCTGCTGCGCGAGCAGCGTCGGAGCGGACTGAGCATCGTCGAGTTCTGCAGGGTGCACGGGGTGTCGCCGAGCTCGTTCCATCGATGGCGACGCATGCTCGCAGGCGATGGCTCGGCGTCGCATCGACGCGATGATCACCCGTCCTTCGTCGAGCTCGCGGCGCCACCTTCGATCTCGGGTCCCGGCGTTGTGATCACGATTGCCGGTGGACGACGGATCGAGATCGCATCCGGCGCCGACGAGGCGTGGGTCGCACGGTTCGTCGTTCGGCTCGAGCGTCTCGACGCCGAGGCCGCGTCATGA
- a CDS encoding transposase — protein MRSHLDEMVRSTVEQTLNAMLEVEADQACGAGRYECSPDRLTLERELRATLETKAGSVKPAVPRLRESCRSSR, from the coding sequence GTGCGAAGCCATCTGGACGAGATGGTGCGTTCGACGGTCGAGCAGACTCTGAACGCGATGCTGGAGGTGGAGGCGGACCAGGCGTGCGGGGCTGGTCGTTACGAGTGTTCGCCGGATCGTCTGACACTCGAGCGGGAGCTACGAGCGACGCTGGAGACGAAGGCGGGCTCGGTGAAGCCTGCTGTCCCGCGGCTTCGAGAAAGCTGCCGCTCGAGTCGATGA
- the atpB gene encoding F0F1 ATP synthase subunit A translates to MNALFLAGLDPLHHVVDKKVFGSQFISISMVMLIVGGALTIWALSHAAKRIATGPESLGNERYITKGRLAQLIETLVVYLRDEMLTPVLGAATARRYLPFLMTQFFLILTLNLLGLIPLIDVQTLFKNLVGVQTPEGADWVFFGGTATASLSVTAGLAIFSFIAIQMHAFRELGVKGWLEHLCGGRDLLVGPKGLWLVVPIIFVVEFMGLFIKPAALAIRLFANMVGGHTLLATLLMFGAMALQGGMGLLGVGGITVVSGIFAVLITFLEVFVAVLQAFIFMFLTAVFISTMSHHDEEHGHEDHGHEEHGHAQPAAVHAH, encoded by the coding sequence ATGAACGCCCTCTTCCTCGCCGGACTTGATCCCCTCCACCATGTGGTGGACAAGAAGGTTTTTGGGTCGCAGTTCATCTCGATCAGCATGGTGATGCTGATCGTCGGAGGAGCGCTGACCATCTGGGCCCTCTCCCACGCCGCGAAGCGCATCGCCACGGGGCCGGAGAGTCTCGGCAACGAGCGCTACATCACCAAGGGACGGCTGGCGCAACTCATCGAGACGCTGGTGGTCTATCTCCGCGACGAGATGCTCACCCCGGTGCTTGGTGCGGCCACCGCGCGGCGCTACCTGCCGTTCCTGATGACGCAGTTCTTCCTGATTCTCACGCTGAATCTGCTCGGTCTGATCCCGCTGATCGATGTGCAGACCCTCTTCAAGAACCTCGTCGGTGTGCAGACGCCCGAAGGAGCGGACTGGGTCTTCTTCGGCGGCACTGCCACGGCCAGCCTCTCGGTGACGGCGGGCTTGGCGATCTTCTCCTTCATTGCGATCCAGATGCACGCCTTCCGGGAGCTTGGCGTGAAGGGATGGCTCGAGCATCTCTGCGGCGGCCGCGACCTGCTGGTTGGGCCCAAGGGCCTCTGGCTCGTGGTGCCCATCATCTTCGTCGTCGAGTTCATGGGCCTCTTCATCAAGCCCGCGGCGCTCGCGATTCGTCTCTTTGCGAACATGGTGGGCGGCCACACCCTGCTGGCGACGCTGCTCATGTTCGGGGCCATGGCCCTTCAGGGCGGCATGGGCCTGCTCGGGGTCGGCGGAATCACCGTCGTCTCCGGCATCTTTGCCGTGCTGATCACCTTCCTCGAGGTCTTCGTGGCGGTCCTCCAGGCCTTCATTTTCATGTTCCTGACGGCGGTCTTCATCAGCACTATGAGCCACCACGACGAGGAGCATGGCCATGAGGACCATGGCCACGAGGAGCATGGACACGCTCAGCCCGCCGCGGTCCACGCCCACTGA
- the atpE gene encoding ATP synthase F0 subunit C: MNLTGLGAGLTAGLAVLGAGWGVGRIGSAAVESIARQPEASGKIFLNMIITAALVEGVALFGVVVGLLAFTSL, translated from the coding sequence ATGAACCTCACCGGTCTTGGCGCGGGGCTCACCGCCGGCCTCGCCGTGCTTGGCGCAGGTTGGGGCGTCGGTCGCATCGGCAGCGCCGCGGTCGAGTCGATCGCCCGCCAGCCGGAAGCGAGCGGCAAGATCTTCCTCAACATGATCATTACGGCCGCTCTCGTCGAAGGCGTCGCGCTCTTCGGCGTGGTCGTGGGTCTGCTCGCGTTCACCAGCCTTTGA